The Sulfolobus islandicus Y.N.15.51 sequence GCTATTTTTGGATACGCTTCTATCGCAATAACTCTTTTTGCTCCTTTTAACGAGAAGTAAATTGCAGAATCTCCTATGGCAGCTCCGCAATCAATAACAGTTTTGTCTTTTACGTTTATATCCTGATAATCTTCCTTAACGTATACTCCAATAACGTCACCCGCAGTATAATCCTTAAAAATTATCTCATGAGTATCATAAATTACTTTAATAGTATTTTCATCCATGTCTATTATATTAATTTTCTTACCTTTTTTGTGACTTAAATAAAGAAAAGCGTAATAAGTAGAAGTATTATGCCCTTTTCCGGTTATTATAACTTTATCTCCATTTTTTTAGATAAGCAGTAAATGGGTAATGTCTTAATGCTGATTTAAGGGCTACAATTAGTGGATTTTTGTACGCTTTTGTATATAAAGGAAGTAATGTGTATGGATATCTATTGAAATAACTTATTAGAACCTCTTTAAATGACGCATAGTTAGTCATTATAAAAATAAATAATAGTAAGTATTATAAGTTTTGTGCTAAGATCTACAGTAATCGTTGCCGCGCACAAGAGGAAGGCGTTTATAAAAGATGCTATTAAGTCAATCAAGGAAAATTCATTAGAACCAACAGAAATTATAGTAGTGAAGAATTTCAAGGACAGTGAGATTGACTCTTTTTTAGGTACTTATCATATAAAGAATATTTACACAGACGATGAAACGTTAGGCGGAAAGATTTCATTGGGTATATCTGAGAGTTCTGGCGATATACTATTCTTTTTAGATGATGATGATTTATTTAGTAAGAATAAAATTAGAGAAGTCGTCAATAAATTCAGCGAGTATAATATAGGATTTTATCATAATGATCAAGAGATATTTTCTGATAAACCAATAAGTTCTTATTCTTCTATAGATAACCGAGGATTTATATATTACAGTGATATTGACTCGCAAAAATTGAAGAAGCTTTTGTTTAAGTTTAAAGCTGGATTTAATACAAGCTCCATTGTAATTAGTAGAGATCTAGCAATGAGGTGCATTGACCTATTGAGAAACGTTAAGATAACTGTTGATACATTTCTATTATTCTGTGCCATAGAAAATAAGCTACCTATAATGATAGATTTTAGAAGGTTAACCCATTATAGACGTCTTACGAGCCAGAACAGTAATAAGGACGTAAATCTATCAGCAATCAGGGTGTATTATGAGGACGCATTATATTTTAAGCGGATATTTAATAGCAAAGTTTTGAAAGATTTTATTGAAATGCCAATTATTCAGCGTGAGCTAATATATAAGATGCTTTCTAAAGAAATTAGTAGGAGAGAAGCCTTAATTGACGTGATAAAGAACTTAAAATATTCTTTAAAATACCCAACTAAATGGAATTTTTTCCTTCAAGGACTCTCTTTGATGGCAGTGTTCTCGGCAGAGAAAAGTAGAAGTTTCTATCTAAAAAAAGTACGTAGTAATTCAATGTTTTCCTAATAGTCATACTTTTAGCTTATCTAAGATAGAT is a genomic window containing:
- a CDS encoding glycosyltransferase; protein product: MLRSTVIVAAHKRKAFIKDAIKSIKENSLEPTEIIVVKNFKDSEIDSFLGTYHIKNIYTDDETLGGKISLGISESSGDILFFLDDDDLFSKNKIREVVNKFSEYNIGFYHNDQEIFSDKPISSYSSIDNRGFIYYSDIDSQKLKKLLFKFKAGFNTSSIVISRDLAMRCIDLLRNVKITVDTFLLFCAIENKLPIMIDFRRLTHYRRLTSQNSNKDVNLSAIRVYYEDALYFKRIFNSKVLKDFIEMPIIQRELIYKMLSKEISRREALIDVIKNLKYSLKYPTKWNFFLQGLSLMAVFSAEKSRSFYLKKVRSNSMFS